The segment AACTCTTACGTTGCTATTGATGCTCATTCTTTTTTCATAAAGCAGTACTGTGAGATTTTGAGACTACCTTATGTTTCAGAACTGCCAGAATGGAGAGCAATCATATTTTCATATCAGCTGCTCGACCCACCTTTTGTCTCTGTCTTGCAATTATGAATATGACAAATCAACTGTTTCTTGTATTCACTTGGATAGGTACTTTCAATTGAAGTACCACAGTAGAAAGGTGTGTTCTGTATATGGAGAAGCTATTCTGATAGCATCTGTTTTGTTTTCAGTGATTTTATTTTTGAGCAGTTTCCTTATCAGCTTGCATTTTCCCATCCAttcttgaaattattaattagcATTGGGACTGAACTTGAAGAAACATCtgctgaaagtctgaaacacaTTTATAAATTGCCATATGACTAACGAATTCTCAATgtatgttcctttttttttttctgtggggATCTCTTTGGTTGTTACTCAGCAGCAATTTGATCAAATGATATCAATTTGCTTAATTATGAACTTCAATGATTCTTGTTGAATTTGATggacattttttttagttttatactTGCAATAGTCAGTCACTCATTCAGTCAAAATGAATCCATCGAGAAACGCCTTCATTCTTTTTTCTGGAAGACCCTATGAAATGCGGTGATGGTCATTTAATATGAACATCTATCTATTCTTTATTGTAAATTAGTGAATGAAATGAGTTCTTGGAAGTCACACATCTGTGGCATATACGTTATACTTGTTTTCGAAAGGCATGAGTCTATAAAAGGCCTTTGTATGTGCCAAAATTATTTAACATGGAACAATAAGTTGGTAATTTGTATCTATTTGCTATTATATAGCATAGCTTTTGTTGTGCTATAGAAATATGTCTTCATGATACATGTAAGATACCGCATTGTATATGTGATCATTTTCTGTTCTCTTAATTAGGAGCAAAAAGGGGAAGTGGCGGTGAGAGCAAATTTGGGTGATTCACCATGCAAGATTGAGTTATCATCTGTGGTTCCACCTGATGGATTGGTCAGTATTTATGCAACCAAGTCACTAAgatgaagtgaaaaaaaatagttattggAAATGCACTGTAGCCCTTGCTGTTATTGATAATGTGAAACTAGAAAACACCATGCATGAGTTCATTGATCTTATTTGTATGTAGCCGAGGACAACCTTCATCTTTCCCAATGGTGAAGTTTCAGTTAAGCAGAAATATTTGGATGAAGGTGACAGGATTTTGTCAGTAAACGGCATAGTGAGGTCTCATGTTCTGAATGGAGTTTGCACTGCATTGTACAGTGACAATGAGATGAACATAAAATATCGTTACAAGGTAAGCATCTCTCAGCTGGCCTTCGTTTCTGTCATGGGCCTTGGCCTCCTGCCCCACAACAGTTCCATTGACATTTATTTTACTGTGCCACTCATGATGGATATTTGTTGTATTTTATAGGATGAAGAGTTATCATTTATTCCAAGCCTCTCTTTACCATCCAATTCACTATCCTTTGCATTTAAGCGCCAATTCACTCCTTCAGACAAGTTAAGGTAAGCTGCTGTAGTGCAAGTCATCGTCACCAATACAGCTTGAAATAGTTGTGTATACTAGAAACACCATATGTGACAATACATGTGATGAACCTTAGTTCACCTAGCTAAGCAAAGCTGAAGGGGATAGATCTTTTAGCTTGAGGAGACTGTGGAACAAGGATGAAGAACCTTCGCGGATGCTAGATTAATTCATCTTTATCGCTTAGTGAAAAGAGAGACAATCCATCCTTATATAGTTGGGATGACTTGACCCATAAAACTCATTTTTAAAACTAAGGAAATGTAACATAAACTCAATCTAGACACttatgtactgttcatgctttatGGATGAGATTGCACACCTATAAGAATGCCTAGCTCTGGACACTATGGGAAGCTTGAGTACCCTGCTAATATGTTTATATGGTATTTACCATTTTCAGCTACCGGTACCAGTTTGACACAAACTACTGGAGTGCTATCTATAAACACAAGGCCAGTAAGCATGTCAAGTGGAAAGCTGGTTATGAGTCTGACCAAAGGCTTGGATGGGCATCTCTTTGGGTAAGCATTCACCtatatttcaaattttcaatgtCAACATCCGAGATCGCATTTTCATCAGAAAACAACCGAGACCATAGATTAGCAATAGCATTTTTCCAGTATGTCTAGCATTTCCTGAACTGCATAAGCTACAAACCTCAGTTAAATTAGGTGCCAAATAATTGTTCCTTGCTATATTTTTGCACTGTAAGAAGTTGACGCAAATTGCGTCCTGGCATGCAGGTTGGAGATGCAGGGGGCAAGACGAAGGAGGTGCCTATGAAGGCTAAAGTTCAGTTGACGCTTAAAGTTCCACAAGACAATGTAAAGAATTCAGCCATAATGTTCAATGTCAAGAAAAGATGGGATTTCTAGTTTATAAACTGTGTTACACCATGTGCACATAACTAAATTTAGTGCACAAATAAAGgaagaataaagaaaaatatggaTGCATTTGCATGAGTCCATATGTAATCCGTTCAGCTCATCTCTCTTGCATAATGGAATGGCATTTTGGTGTACAATCGAtctatgaaattaattttgtcGCAAATCTGTTTATCATTGTCGTTAGACCGatgtaaatatttttgtttacacCAGTGCAAAGTTAATACGTGAACTGGTAAATACTCAGATAAACTA is part of the Oryza glaberrima chromosome 12, OglaRS2, whole genome shotgun sequence genome and harbors:
- the LOC127757165 gene encoding outer envelope pore protein 37, chloroplastic-like isoform X2; its protein translation is MAAPALLSAPPPPPPMDEDASAGAHHAFPGPAPVPSPEGAPPPPRRRRPAVRVTSEFDSDARLFSHRLSCRVMDGLAKLRVRVHHGVGGAGAAAVEPPPPEVALLARNFSVAVDTVARSAMLRGAADLAGSLRLSAKHDTKEQKGEVAVRANLGDSPCKIELSSVVPPDGLPRTTFIFPNGEVSVKQKYLDEGDRILSVNGIVRSHVLNGVCTALYSDNEMNIKYRYKDEELSFIPSLSLPSNSLSFAFKRQFTPSDKLSYRYQFDTNYWSAIYKHKASKHVKWKAGYESDQRLGWASLWVGDAGGKTKEVPMKAKVQLTLKVPQDNVKNSAIMFNVKKRWDF
- the LOC127757165 gene encoding outer envelope pore protein 37, chloroplastic-like isoform X1; translation: MAAPALLSAPPPPPPMDEDASAGAHHAFPGPAPVPSPEGAPPPPRRRRPAVRVTSEFDSDARLFSHRLSCRVMDGLAKLRVRVHHGVGGAGAAAVEPPPPEVALLARNFSVAVDTVARSAMLRGAADLAGSLRLSAKHDTKNCQNGEQSYFHISCSTHLLSLSCNYEYDKSTVSCIHLDRYFQLKYHSRKEQKGEVAVRANLGDSPCKIELSSVVPPDGLPRTTFIFPNGEVSVKQKYLDEGDRILSVNGIVRSHVLNGVCTALYSDNEMNIKYRYKDEELSFIPSLSLPSNSLSFAFKRQFTPSDKLSYRYQFDTNYWSAIYKHKASKHVKWKAGYESDQRLGWASLWVGDAGGKTKEVPMKAKVQLTLKVPQDNVKNSAIMFNVKKRWDF